The following are encoded in a window of Amycolatopsis lexingtonensis genomic DNA:
- the treS gene encoding maltose alpha-D-glucosyltransferase, whose protein sequence is MAEEARPDAALGLDGVPHTGEAITADGMLVEPQAGDFRSAQQAPSNPEWFKGAVFYEVLVRAFADSNGDGTGDLRGLAGRLDYLAWLGIDCLWLPPFYASPLRDGGYDISDFRAVLPEFGSVEDFVFLLNEAHRRGIRVITDLVLNHTSDAHPWFQQSRNEPDGPYGDYYVWSDDDSRYADARIIFVDTETSNWTYDPVRGQFYWHRFFSHQPDLNFENPDVQNAMIDTLRFWLDLGIDGFRLDAVPYLFEQEGTNCENLPRTHEFLKRCRKVVDDEYPGRILLAEANQWPSDVVEYFGDPAVGGDECHMAFHFPLMPRIFMAVRRESRFPISEILTQTPTIPSGAQWGIFLRNHDELTLEMVTDEERDYMYAEYAKDPRMKANIGIRRRLAPLLDNDRNQQELFTAMLLSLPGSPVLYYGDEIGMGDNIWLGDRDAVRTPMQWTPDRNAGFSSCDPGRIYLPVIMDPVYGYQGLNVEAQSNNEASLLNWTRRMIEVRKQHHAFAEGEFVDLGGSNPSVLAYKRQWRRPDGGEDVVLCVNNLSRFPQPVELDLSAHRGCTPVELTGGVRFPSIGDLSYLLTLPGHGFYWFQLTSPGDEGETR, encoded by the coding sequence ATGGCGGAAGAAGCCCGCCCCGACGCGGCGCTCGGGCTGGACGGCGTGCCGCACACCGGTGAGGCGATCACGGCCGACGGCATGCTGGTCGAACCCCAGGCCGGGGACTTCCGCTCGGCGCAGCAGGCGCCCAGCAACCCGGAGTGGTTCAAGGGCGCGGTGTTCTACGAGGTGCTGGTGCGCGCGTTCGCCGACTCCAACGGCGACGGCACCGGCGACCTGCGCGGCCTGGCCGGCCGGCTGGACTACCTGGCGTGGCTCGGCATCGACTGCCTGTGGCTGCCGCCGTTCTACGCCTCGCCGTTGCGCGACGGCGGTTACGACATCAGCGACTTCCGGGCGGTGCTGCCGGAGTTCGGCAGCGTCGAGGACTTCGTCTTCCTGCTGAACGAGGCGCACCGGCGCGGCATCCGGGTGATCACCGACCTGGTGCTCAACCACACCTCGGACGCGCACCCGTGGTTCCAGCAGTCGCGCAACGAACCCGACGGCCCGTACGGCGACTACTACGTGTGGAGCGACGACGACTCGCGCTACGCCGACGCGCGGATCATCTTCGTCGACACCGAGACGTCGAACTGGACCTACGACCCGGTGCGCGGCCAGTTCTACTGGCACCGGTTCTTCTCCCACCAGCCGGACCTCAACTTCGAGAACCCCGACGTCCAGAACGCCATGATCGACACCCTGCGGTTCTGGCTCGACCTGGGCATCGACGGGTTCCGCCTCGACGCCGTGCCGTACCTGTTCGAGCAGGAGGGCACCAACTGCGAGAACCTGCCGCGCACGCACGAATTCCTCAAGCGCTGCCGGAAGGTCGTCGACGACGAGTACCCGGGCCGGATCCTGCTCGCCGAGGCCAACCAGTGGCCCTCGGACGTCGTCGAGTACTTCGGCGACCCGGCGGTCGGCGGCGACGAGTGCCACATGGCGTTCCACTTCCCGCTGATGCCGCGGATCTTCATGGCGGTGCGGCGCGAGTCGCGGTTCCCGATCTCGGAGATCCTCACCCAGACCCCGACCATCCCCAGTGGGGCCCAGTGGGGCATCTTCCTGCGCAACCACGACGAGCTGACCCTCGAGATGGTCACCGACGAAGAGCGCGACTACATGTACGCGGAGTACGCCAAGGACCCGCGCATGAAGGCCAACATCGGCATCCGCCGCCGGCTGGCCCCGCTGCTGGACAACGACCGCAACCAGCAGGAGCTCTTCACCGCGATGCTGCTGTCCCTGCCGGGCTCGCCCGTTCTGTACTACGGTGACGAGATCGGCATGGGAGACAACATCTGGCTCGGCGACCGCGACGCGGTGCGCACCCCCATGCAGTGGACCCCGGACCGCAACGCCGGGTTCTCCAGCTGCGACCCGGGCCGGATCTACCTGCCGGTGATCATGGACCCGGTGTACGGCTACCAGGGCCTGAACGTCGAGGCGCAGTCGAACAACGAGGCCTCGCTGCTCAACTGGACCCGGCGGATGATCGAGGTGCGCAAGCAGCACCACGCCTTCGCCGAGGGCGAGTTCGTCGACCTCGGCGGGTCCAACCCGAGCGTGCTGGCCTACAAGCGCCAGTGGCGGCGCCCGGACGGCGGCGAAGACGTCGTGCTCTGCGTGAACAACCTCTCCCGGTTCCCGCAGCCGGTGGAGCTGGACCTGTCCGCGCACCGCGGGTGCACGCCGGTGGAGCTCACGGGCGGCGTGCGGTTCCCCAGCATCGGGGACCTGTCGTACCTGCTGACGCTGCCGGGCCACGGCTTCTACTGGTTCCAGCTGACGAGCCCGGGAGACGAAGGCGAAACGAGGTGA
- a CDS encoding maltotransferase domain-containing protein, protein MTGRLGIDDVSPSVSCGRYPAKAVVGEHIPVTATVWREGHDAVAATVAWRGPGDRLTRQTRMVPRGPDHPDEFAAVIVPDVTGPWTFRIDAWSDPWATWEHTVEVKVAAGQGPEDLANDIENGARLLERVSRRPDRRAEKALLTGAVTALRDEERSLAERVGPALSPEIRQLMREFPVRELITKGKPLKLWVDRRRAAYGSWYELFPRSTGGLDAEGKPVHGTFATAAAALDRVAKMGFDVVYLPPIHPIGRVNRKGPNNTLDAKPEDVGSPWAIGADEGGHDAIHPDLGTFEDFDAFVARSEELGMEVALDFALQAAPDHPWVLKNPEFFTTRPDGSIAYAENPPKKYQDIYPINFDNDPKAVYEEMLRVITVWIDHGVKIFRVDNPHTKPPDFWAWLIQSVKDAHPDVLFLAEAFTRPARLWGLARLGFTQSYTYFTWRTGKQELIDFAVDLRDHWNEGRPNLFVNTPDILHESLQRGGPGMFALRAALAATISPTWGVYSGYELFEHVPVREGSEEYLDSEKYQLRPRDFERALAEGRSLEPWLAKLNAVRKAHPALQQMRTLHFHHVDNDALLAYSKQDPATGDTVVTVVTLDPYGPQEGTLWLDTGALGFEAHERLIAHDEVTGDTWDWGPANYVRLEPWRAVAHVVSVRRRLAG, encoded by the coding sequence ATGACCGGCCGGCTCGGCATCGACGACGTCTCCCCCAGCGTGAGCTGCGGCCGGTATCCGGCCAAAGCCGTTGTGGGGGAACACATCCCGGTCACCGCGACCGTTTGGCGGGAGGGCCACGACGCCGTCGCCGCCACCGTCGCGTGGCGTGGTCCCGGCGACCGCCTGACGCGCCAGACGCGGATGGTGCCGCGGGGTCCCGACCACCCCGACGAGTTCGCCGCCGTGATCGTCCCCGACGTCACCGGGCCGTGGACCTTCCGCATCGACGCCTGGAGCGATCCCTGGGCGACGTGGGAGCACACCGTCGAGGTGAAGGTCGCCGCCGGGCAGGGGCCCGAGGACCTCGCCAACGACATCGAAAACGGCGCCCGGCTGCTGGAGCGCGTCTCCCGCCGTCCCGACCGCCGCGCGGAAAAGGCGCTGCTGACCGGTGCGGTGACCGCGCTGCGCGACGAAGAGCGCTCCCTCGCCGAGCGCGTCGGCCCGGCGCTGTCGCCCGAAATCCGCCAGCTCATGCGCGAATTCCCGGTGCGCGAACTGATCACCAAGGGCAAGCCGCTCAAGCTCTGGGTCGACCGGCGGCGTGCCGCGTACGGCTCCTGGTACGAGCTCTTCCCGCGCTCGACCGGCGGGCTCGACGCCGAGGGCAAGCCGGTGCACGGCACCTTCGCCACCGCCGCGGCCGCGCTCGACCGGGTCGCGAAGATGGGCTTCGACGTCGTCTACCTGCCGCCGATCCACCCCATCGGCCGGGTGAACCGCAAGGGCCCCAACAACACCCTCGACGCCAAGCCCGAAGACGTCGGCTCGCCGTGGGCCATCGGCGCCGACGAGGGCGGGCACGACGCCATCCACCCCGACCTCGGCACCTTCGAGGACTTCGACGCCTTCGTCGCCCGGTCCGAGGAACTCGGCATGGAGGTCGCGCTCGACTTCGCGCTGCAGGCCGCGCCCGACCACCCGTGGGTCCTGAAGAACCCGGAGTTCTTCACCACCCGCCCGGACGGCTCGATCGCCTACGCGGAGAACCCGCCGAAGAAGTACCAGGACATCTACCCGATCAACTTCGACAACGACCCCAAGGCCGTCTACGAAGAGATGCTCCGGGTGATCACGGTCTGGATCGACCACGGGGTCAAGATCTTCCGGGTCGACAACCCGCACACCAAGCCGCCGGACTTCTGGGCCTGGCTGATCCAATCGGTGAAGGACGCCCACCCCGACGTGCTGTTCCTGGCCGAGGCGTTCACCCGCCCGGCGCGGCTGTGGGGCCTGGCCCGGCTCGGCTTCACCCAGAGCTACACGTATTTCACCTGGCGGACCGGCAAGCAGGAGCTGATCGACTTCGCCGTCGACCTGCGCGACCACTGGAACGAAGGCCGCCCGAACCTGTTCGTCAACACCCCGGACATCCTCCACGAGTCGCTGCAGCGCGGCGGCCCCGGCATGTTCGCGCTGCGGGCCGCGCTCGCCGCGACGATCTCGCCGACGTGGGGCGTCTACTCCGGGTACGAGCTGTTCGAGCACGTCCCGGTCCGCGAGGGCAGCGAGGAGTACCTCGACTCCGAGAAGTACCAGCTGCGGCCGCGCGACTTCGAGCGCGCGCTCGCCGAAGGGCGCTCGCTGGAGCCGTGGCTCGCGAAGCTGAACGCCGTCCGCAAGGCGCACCCGGCGCTGCAGCAGATGCGCACCCTGCACTTCCACCACGTCGACAACGACGCGCTGCTGGCCTACTCCAAACAGGACCCGGCCACCGGCGACACCGTGGTCACGGTCGTCACCCTCGACCCGTACGGGCCCCAAGAAGGCACGCTCTGGCTGGACACCGGGGCACTCGGGTTCGAGGCGCACGAGCGGCTGATCGCGCACGACGAGGTCACCGGCGACACCTGGGACTGGGGACCGGCGAACTACGTCCGGCTCGAACCCTGGCGGGCCGTGGCCCACGTGGTGTCGGTCCGGCGGCGGCTGGCCGGTTAG
- the glgX gene encoding glycogen debranching protein GlgX has protein sequence MATRPSADHVLAGRPFPLGAHPESGGVRFAITSAVADAVELCLIDADGSERRIALTERTFGVWHGLVPGVTPGQRYGYRVHGPYDPARGLRCNPHKLLVDPYARQITGGLADLTAAQGFTGDPERGPMSTVDSLGSVPLSVVSSPGGPDTGVKPEVPFEEAVIYELHVKGFTQRHPFIPEALRGTYLGLAHPVAIEYLTRLGVTSVELLPVHSFLDEPSLVRAGRHNYWGYSPLGFFAPHAAYASEPGHEVEEFRLMVAALHAAGIEVILDVVFNHTCEGGPDGPTLSFRGLNAPVYYLHTDRGHMADITGCGNTLEAGSPTVVRLVTDSLRYWTQEMGVDGFRFDLASTLGRPRGGAFDPASTLLTAITADPVLSRCKLIAEPWDATGEGYRVGGFGAQWAEWNGRYRDTVRDFWRGATGVRDLAYRLSGSSDLYDHNLRRPWQSINFVTAHDGFTLRDLVSYNEKHNEANGEDNRDGGNDNRSWNHGAEGETADPAIRALRARQARNMFATLLLSTGTPMLTMGDEFWRTQHGNNNAYCLDDETSWLDWTPDDPEAEAMLAFARRVVRLRANSPALRQPEFFEGRTTPTGKPDLVWFRPDGEEFAENDWFEDRHTLGMWIDGSNSQARNREGALVPDHSWLLWLHAGDAPGEVVLPGREYGETFKPTLDTSTADGSPANPGVLEAKSRVTLQSRSLLLLRAPRLAAEPQPEIY, from the coding sequence ATGGCCACACGACCCTCCGCCGACCACGTCCTCGCCGGCCGCCCCTTCCCGCTCGGAGCCCACCCCGAGTCCGGCGGTGTGCGGTTCGCGATCACGTCCGCCGTCGCGGACGCCGTCGAGCTGTGCCTGATCGACGCCGACGGGTCGGAACGCCGGATCGCGCTCACCGAGCGCACCTTCGGCGTCTGGCACGGCCTGGTGCCCGGGGTGACGCCGGGGCAGCGCTACGGCTACCGGGTGCACGGCCCGTACGACCCCGCCCGCGGCCTGCGGTGCAACCCGCACAAGCTGCTGGTCGACCCGTACGCGCGGCAGATCACCGGCGGGCTGGCCGACCTGACCGCGGCCCAGGGCTTCACCGGCGACCCCGAGCGCGGGCCGATGTCCACTGTGGACTCCCTGGGCAGCGTGCCGCTGTCGGTGGTCAGCTCGCCGGGCGGGCCGGACACCGGCGTCAAGCCGGAGGTGCCGTTCGAGGAAGCGGTGATCTACGAGCTGCACGTCAAGGGCTTCACCCAGCGGCACCCGTTCATCCCGGAGGCGCTGCGCGGCACCTACCTCGGCCTGGCCCACCCGGTCGCGATCGAATACCTGACCCGGCTCGGCGTCACGTCGGTGGAGCTGCTGCCGGTGCACTCGTTCCTCGACGAGCCGTCGCTCGTCCGCGCCGGGCGGCACAACTACTGGGGCTACTCGCCGCTCGGCTTCTTCGCGCCGCACGCCGCGTACGCCAGCGAGCCCGGCCACGAGGTCGAGGAGTTCCGGCTGATGGTGGCCGCCCTGCACGCGGCGGGCATCGAAGTGATCCTCGACGTCGTGTTCAACCACACCTGCGAGGGCGGGCCGGACGGGCCGACGCTGAGCTTCCGCGGGCTGAACGCGCCGGTCTACTACCTGCACACCGACCGCGGGCACATGGCCGACATCACCGGCTGCGGCAACACCCTGGAGGCGGGCTCGCCGACGGTGGTGCGGCTGGTGACCGACTCGCTGCGGTACTGGACGCAGGAGATGGGCGTCGACGGCTTCCGGTTCGACCTGGCGAGCACGCTCGGGCGGCCCCGCGGGGGCGCGTTCGACCCGGCCTCGACGCTGCTCACCGCGATCACCGCCGACCCGGTGCTGTCCCGGTGCAAGCTGATCGCCGAGCCGTGGGACGCCACCGGCGAGGGCTACCGCGTCGGCGGCTTCGGCGCCCAGTGGGCCGAGTGGAACGGCCGCTACCGCGACACCGTCCGCGACTTCTGGCGCGGCGCGACCGGCGTCCGCGACCTCGCCTACCGGCTGTCCGGTTCGTCGGACCTGTACGACCACAACCTGCGCCGGCCGTGGCAGTCGATCAACTTCGTCACCGCCCACGACGGCTTCACGCTGCGGGACCTGGTGTCCTACAACGAAAAGCACAACGAGGCCAACGGCGAGGACAACCGCGACGGCGGCAACGACAACCGCTCGTGGAACCACGGCGCCGAGGGGGAGACCGCCGACCCGGCGATCCGCGCGCTGCGCGCCCGGCAGGCCCGGAACATGTTCGCCACGCTGCTGCTGTCCACCGGCACCCCGATGCTCACCATGGGCGACGAGTTCTGGCGGACCCAGCACGGCAACAACAACGCCTACTGCCTCGACGACGAAACGTCCTGGCTGGACTGGACGCCGGACGACCCCGAGGCCGAGGCCATGCTCGCGTTCGCCCGCCGGGTGGTGCGGCTGCGCGCGAACAGCCCGGCGCTGCGGCAGCCGGAGTTCTTCGAAGGCCGGACCACCCCGACCGGCAAGCCCGACCTGGTCTGGTTCCGCCCGGACGGCGAGGAGTTCGCCGAGAACGACTGGTTCGAGGACCGCCACACGCTCGGCATGTGGATCGACGGCTCGAACAGCCAGGCCCGCAACCGCGAGGGCGCGCTGGTGCCCGACCACTCGTGGCTGCTGTGGCTGCACGCGGGCGACGCGCCGGGCGAGGTCGTCCTGCCGGGCCGCGAGTACGGCGAGACGTTCAAGCCGACGCTCGACACGAGCACCGCGGACGGCAGCCCGGCCAACCCGGGCGTGCTGGAGGCCAAGAGCCGGGTGACGCTGCAGTCGCGGTCGCTGCTGTTGCTGCGGGCCCCGCGCCTGGCGGCGGAACCGCAGCCGGAGATCTACTGA